DNA sequence from the Gammaproteobacteria bacterium genome:
AAAGCAAGTCGGGGCATGCGTTTATCAAGGAAAAGATGCGTGATGTAGATGCAATTTACGGCGGGGAGATGAGCGCGCATCATTACTTTCGCGATTTCGCTTACTGCGACAGCGGAATGATCCCGTGGCTGATTGTCACGCAGTTGATGAGTGAGCAGCGGCGGCCGCTGTCGGCCATGGTTGCCGAACGCATTGCCCGGTATCCCGCAAGCGGTGAGATCAACCGGCGTCTGGCTGACCCGAAAGCGACGATCGAGAAGGTACTGGAGCGCTACCGTCCGCAGGCCGTCAGCGAGGACCTGACCGACGGCATCAGCCTGGAATTCGACGAATGGCGATTCAACCTGCGGTCTTCGAACACCGAGCCGCTGGTGCGGCTGAATGTCGAGAGCCGTGGCGACGCCGGGCTGATGGAGGCCAGGACGGCAGAAATCCTCCAAATACTGGACTCCAGCTGACCCCCAGGGCAGACACCTGCGGTGGTTACCGGTAGAATCCCGGCCAAACCGGCGATACCTGACCATTGATGAACGTTGTTTCTGACGCGAAGCCCAGACGCCGCAGCCAGAGCCTGCTCGACTATTCGACGGCCGTCAGCGTGCTGTACGCGGCCACCGACCTGCTGGCGGTGACCCTGGCCGCTGTGGCGGGCTATTTCATGGTTTTTGCGACGCTGGCGATTCCCCTGTCTTACCAGGTCGCCGTTCTGTTGGGGGTCCTGCTCACCCGCATCATCTATTCGCAGGCCCGGGTGTACGACTCGTGGCGCGGCCGCAGCCTGTTCGATCAGCTGCGTATCATTCTTGTCGGCTGGCTCAGCGTCATCGTGATAATGATTCTGCTGGCGTTTATTTTTGACGTCAGCGGGCAGTTCTCGCGCCCGTGGCTTTTCTGGTGGGCCATCTTCGGTCTTGGCATGCTGCTGTTATCGCGGCTTTGCGCAACGCTGTTCCTGCGGCGGGCCCGCGCCCGCGGCTGGAACCACAAACGCGTTGTCATTGTCGGCGCGGGAGAGTGGGGCAGCGAGGTTATCCGGCGTCTGGGCGAGGCGGCCAGCTGGATCGGTATTGATGTGCTGTGCGCGCTCGACAAGGATGCCGAATTGCATGGCAGCAGCGTCGAGGGCGTCAACGTGCTCGGCGGTTACGACAAACTGCCCGCACTTCTGGAGAAGAAAATTTTCGACGAGGTATGGATCTGCCTGCCGCTGAGCGGCGGACGTACCCAGACTGTCGACGATGTTGAGGAAATACGACACCTGCTGCGCCACAGCACGGTGGAGCAGCGTCTGATTCCGGACCTGGCGGCCGCGCGACTGATCAACAAGCCGGCCACCGAAGTATTGGGCCTGCCGGTAATATCGTTGAGCAGTTCGCCGATGCGCGGTATCAATCGTTTCATCAAGGAGATCGCCGATCGCGTTCTGGCGGTGGTGCTGCTTATCGTGTTGAGCCCGCTGCTCGCTGCAATTGCTGCAGCGATACGACTGGATTCGAAGGGGCCGGTGCTGTTCAAGCAGATGCGGCACGGCTGGGACGGCCGGCCGATCCGTGTTTACAAGTTCCGTACCATGCGGGTGGATAAAGAGTCCGAGTTTCGCCAGGCTGTGCCCGGCGATGAGCGTATAACACGCATCGGCGCCTTCCTGCGTCGTACCAGCCTCGACGAGCTGCCGCAGCTGTTTAACGTCTTTCAGGGCAAGATGTCGCTGGTCGGCCCGCGACCGCATCCGATCCAGCTCAACCAGTACTTCATGGAGCAGATCGACTCTTTCATGCAGCGTCACAAGGTCAAGCCGGGAATCACCGGCTGGGCGCAGGTCAACGGCCTGCGCGGACAAACCGATACGCTGGAAAAGATGCGCGCACGTGTAGAGTACGATCTTTATTACATCGAAAACTGGTCGCTTTGGTTCGACCTGCGGATCATGATCATGACGGTGTTCCGCGGCTTCCTGAACGAAAACGCACATTGAGAAGAATATGAAAGACCTGGTCAGAAAACGCGTGCTGGTAACCGGGGGCGCGGGCTTCCTCGGTTCGTTCCTTTGTGAGCGCCTGTTACGTGATGGTCATGAAGTTATCTGCGTTGATAATTTCTTCACCGGACGCAAAAAGAACATCCTGCACCTGCTGGACGACCCGTATTTCGAAGTTATTCGTCATGACGTGACTTTCCCGCTGTATGCGGAGGTACAGGAAATCTACAACCTGGCATGCCCGGCATCGCCGATTCATTACCAGCACGACCCGGTACAGACGACCAAGACAAACGTGCATGGTGCGATCAATATGCTCGGGCTGGCAAAGCGATTGCGGGCAAAAATTTTCCAGGCATCGACCAGCGAAGTCTATGGTGACCCCGAAAAACACCCGCAGTCCGAAAGCTACTGGGGGCACGTGAACCCGATCGGTTTTCGCTCCTGCTACGATGAAGGTAAGCGTTGTGCCGAAACGCTGTTTTTCGACTATTTCCGTCAGCACCAGCTGCGCATCAAGGTGGCGCGGATTTTCAACACTTACGGTCCGCGCATGCACCCCGACGATGGCCGGGTGGTGTCCAACTTTATTTGCCAGGCGTTGCGCAACGAGGACCTGACAATATTTGGTGACGGCACCCAGACACGTGCGTTTTGCTATGTCGAGGATCTGATCGACGCCAGCGTGCGGTTGATGGAAAATACAGCAGACGATTTCACCGGCCCGGTAAATATCGGTAACCCCGGCGAATTTACTATTGGCGAACTGGCCGAGCAGGTCATCTCGCTTACCGGGTCGAAAGCGCGCATTCGTTACGAGCCGTTACCACAGGACGACCCGCGGCGGCGGCGGCCGGATATCTCGCTCGCACGCGAGGCGCTTGGATGGGAGCCGCAAACTGCCCTGAAGGACGGGCTGGTCCATACCATCGAGTATTTCGACGGCCTGCTGCGGGAACGCGCGGGTTGAAAGATGGTGGGCGATACTGGGATTGAACCAGTGACCTCTGCCGTGTGAAGGCAGCGCTCTCCCGCTGAGCTAATCGCCCTTTTCCCGCGCCAGGGGGCGAAATACTAAGGCCCTGGTGCCAGCCTGGTCAACGCCCGCTGTGTTGCACCGCTACAGCGCACTTCATACAATTGCGCGAATTTCACCGTATCCGGCGTCTGCAGCCGGGTATACCCAAGGCGGCAGGCCGTAAACCTGATCATTCAAGACAATCGCCAGCGTCGGCAAACAACCGGGCAGCGTTTCTGCGCGCGCCCGGGCCCGAGGGACGGATGCAGCATTTCAAAGACAAACGAATACTGATTACCGGTGCTTGCGGGACGGTCGGGCTGCAGCTGGTGCGGGTGCTGCTCGATGAGCAGGAAAACTCGCCTGCCGCGGTCATCGGGCTGGATAACAACGAAAGCGAGTTGTTCTATCTCGACCAGCATTATGCTGATGACGCGCGGGCCCACTTCTACGTAACCGATATTCGCGACCGTGGCTCACTTGGTCACCGCATGCACAATGTCGACATCGTATTTCATACAGCCGCGCTGAAACACGTAGTGCTGTGTGAGAGATCGCCATATGATGCCGTGCAGACGAACATTCATGGCGTCCACAATATTATTGCTGCAGCAGAAGACGCAGGCGTCAGCACAGTCATCTTCACCAGTTCGGACAAGGTCGTAAACCCGACCAATGTTATGGGTACATCAAAGCTGATGGGTGAGCGACTCATGACAGCAGCGGCCGGCCGCCAAAGTGATGGAGGCCCGGTTTTTGCTTCTACCCGCTTTGGCAACGTGCTTGGCTCCAATGGCTCTGTCGTCCCGGTTTTCCACCGTCAGATTTCCAGGGGCGGGCCGGTGACGCTGACTGATCCGCGGATGTTGCGTTTTGCAATGAGTGTTGAACAGTCGGTGCAGCTTATTCTGGATTCGGCGCAGGTTGCCCGTGGTGGCGAGGTGTTCGTCACCAAGATGCCGGTGATTCGCATCGAGGATCTGGCCAGCGTTATGGTGCGCGAACTGGCGGCCGTCTATGGTCACCAGCCAGGCCAGGTGCCGATCGAAGTGATTGGTATCAAGCCGGGAGAGAAGCTGTGCGAGGAACTGATGAGCCGTGAGGAAACGCGTCGGGCCGTAGAGCTTAGTCGCTACTATGTAATCCTGCCGGCATTTCGCGGTGGTGGCAGCAATATCGATTACCATTACGACACCATCATTAGCAGTAAGGTTGACACCCCGTATGTATCTGCCGACGAACCCGCAATGAGCCAGGATGAGCTGGCAACTTTTTTGCGTGACCATGGGCTGCTCCATCCACATGCGTTCGATCCAGACCGGGTGCATCGAACCCCTGCCGCGGTGGCACAGGCATGAGCGTCAGGACCCGTTTTGCACCCAGCCCGACCGGTTATCTGCATATCGGCGGTGCGCGCACCGCGCTTTTTTGCTGGCTGTACACCCGCCGCATGGGCGGTACCTTTATTCTGCGCATCGAAGATACTGATCGTGAGCGCTCGACGGATGCCCACGTGCAGGTTATTCACGAGGCGATGAACTGGCTGGGGCTGCGCGCCGACGAAGGGCCGTACTACCAGACACAGCGCTTCGATCGCTACAACGAGGTCA
Encoded proteins:
- a CDS encoding undecaprenyl-phosphate glucose phosphotransferase: MNVVSDAKPRRRSQSLLDYSTAVSVLYAATDLLAVTLAAVAGYFMVFATLAIPLSYQVAVLLGVLLTRIIYSQARVYDSWRGRSLFDQLRIILVGWLSVIVIMILLAFIFDVSGQFSRPWLFWWAIFGLGMLLLSRLCATLFLRRARARGWNHKRVVIVGAGEWGSEVIRRLGEAASWIGIDVLCALDKDAELHGSSVEGVNVLGGYDKLPALLEKKIFDEVWICLPLSGGRTQTVDDVEEIRHLLRHSTVEQRLIPDLAAARLINKPATEVLGLPVISLSSSPMRGINRFIKEIADRVLAVVLLIVLSPLLAAIAAAIRLDSKGPVLFKQMRHGWDGRPIRVYKFRTMRVDKESEFRQAVPGDERITRIGAFLRRTSLDELPQLFNVFQGKMSLVGPRPHPIQLNQYFMEQIDSFMQRHKVKPGITGWAQVNGLRGQTDTLEKMRARVEYDLYYIENWSLWFDLRIMIMTVFRGFLNENAH
- a CDS encoding SDR family oxidoreductase is translated as MKDLVRKRVLVTGGAGFLGSFLCERLLRDGHEVICVDNFFTGRKKNILHLLDDPYFEVIRHDVTFPLYAEVQEIYNLACPASPIHYQHDPVQTTKTNVHGAINMLGLAKRLRAKIFQASTSEVYGDPEKHPQSESYWGHVNPIGFRSCYDEGKRCAETLFFDYFRQHQLRIKVARIFNTYGPRMHPDDGRVVSNFICQALRNEDLTIFGDGTQTRAFCYVEDLIDASVRLMENTADDFTGPVNIGNPGEFTIGELAEQVISLTGSKARIRYEPLPQDDPRRRRPDISLAREALGWEPQTALKDGLVHTIEYFDGLLRERAG
- a CDS encoding polysaccharide biosynthesis protein, whose protein sequence is MQHFKDKRILITGACGTVGLQLVRVLLDEQENSPAAVIGLDNNESELFYLDQHYADDARAHFYVTDIRDRGSLGHRMHNVDIVFHTAALKHVVLCERSPYDAVQTNIHGVHNIIAAAEDAGVSTVIFTSSDKVVNPTNVMGTSKLMGERLMTAAAGRQSDGGPVFASTRFGNVLGSNGSVVPVFHRQISRGGPVTLTDPRMLRFAMSVEQSVQLILDSAQVARGGEVFVTKMPVIRIEDLASVMVRELAAVYGHQPGQVPIEVIGIKPGEKLCEELMSREETRRAVELSRYYVILPAFRGGGSNIDYHYDTIISSKVDTPYVSADEPAMSQDELATFLRDHGLLHPHAFDPDRVHRTPAAVAQA